The genomic DNA TCAGTGGAATCAGAGCCAACAATGTTCTTTCTAAGACGTCGCCTGTGAATCGTGGATCCTGTGACCAGGCAGCTGATCCACATCCCTGTCTGCACCTGTGTCTCTCGTGTGTCCACGCTAACAGCCTGGTGATGATGGGAGACATCTAGTTCACTTTGGATTAAATCTCTCCAAAGAGAGATCCGGTTTCTGGTTTCGCTCACACGCGTTTTCAACTAAACAACCACTGCGTCCTGCAATGACCTCCTTGTTTTATTCCTTCCAGGGCCATATCtggagacatttgttttatatatcgGGTCAAATGTGTCCCAGACCATCTCAGCTAAGGGTTGAAATCATAAGTAGACAGCACTAAATGCTAGAAGGGCACTCAGAGCACGGATCCCTCCACCCGGGCCCAACAGCCctcttataaaaccacattgaaattGACCAGATTCACGGTGGATTGGAAACCAAATTCTAATGGGCTCCTTCCTGACcaacaccacatccttccaccacgtTTTGATTCAATCCTTCCAGAAGTTTTTCGTGAaaccctgcaaacaaacactgaaacccGACCTCCTACTCGGATGCATTGTGGTCCGATCACTTGAGATGCACGTGACTGATGACGGGTGGAAACAGGGTTCGTCACGATCGTGTGGAGACTTCTCAGAGGTGACTTGGTTCTTGACTTGTTGATAAAAAGCAGATGAGGTATATAATTTAATGCTTTTCCTGCTGATGACGTGTTTGCTGGTTGTTCACGTCCTCGTATGCACATGATGAGATTCAGGCCTATTTGCAGGTGGACCCCTGCGTGCATTCAGAATCAGGTACATGAGCAGTCATTTTCATGCTTAACCTTTTATTACAGATTCACCAAAACACGAGCCGACCCCATGAAACCACATATGCACGCTCTGAtccaaagactgtaaataaagatggatcgccccctggtgtttgGCTGGAGTAGGTCATGAACTCAGCGTCCTCCATGTCCTCCAAGATCAAATTTACTAGATTTGAGAATTTGTGAATCCTCAGTCTTATGTGGTCTAAAGGGTAATACTGCTCTTATCCGTTTTCACAGAAATAATTTTCTCAAATCAGAAATTATGTATTAAACAGCTTCAGGACATTTAAAATATTGTCTTGTAAGATACACAACTTTAAGGGCAGCAGTGGAAATCCGGCGGGGAAATATTCCTGAACTTTTCTCTTAAATCGCACATTGAAAGCTTCGAGCCAGAACTTCAGCTTTGTGGAGAACACCCAGACAAAACCTGCTCATTAGCAGATGTACGTTATAGTCAATATAAACTCAGCGGTTTTAATACAGAGGACCACACAGTGGAAAGTGcactgtctctgcctgtgtggtTACACCTTCACGTTCGTGCTGCTCTTGCTCAGCCTGTAGAAGCAGAGAAGTGGACCGAGCTTCAGGAGGGAGTTCCTCTTCTGTGTCGTCACCGAAACGTTCTTCTTCTCGTCTGCTGCCTGAAACTTCATCTGTCAAACCTCCTCAGTCTCCTCCGTCGGATTtcctccgcctcctgctccGCGGTGTTGAATCCATACGGAGGAGGAGCTCCTCTCGGTCGGCTTTCTCCTACGAGGCAAAGAAACATATATTAGATGTCACACAGCACAGCCAGATGATGGGAGCAAAGCCTAAAATCCTTGCCAGCTCACTTCAGTGCCATGCTCCAGTGACAGAAAGGATGCAGCTACATTTTCAAACACTTTTAAATGCAATCATCACAGTCTAGTTTTTATCTTTTGAATATTAAGGCGTTAGATTGGAAAGTCAGTGTtttattaatgtgtatttatcgCCCACCAAAACCTGTCGCTTCATTTTTACCTGAATTGTCTTATTATTAACTCTAAGCATTTAGCTTATGTGTTTGACGTTTAACTGGTCAATGTTTTAGAATTCACTGTCACTTCACACAGCTTTGATTTATCAGCGTTCTCTTGTACCTCCTTCATTCAGACTGTTCCTGATCGccgcctgcagctgctcctcctccgtcaGGCCCCCTGAATAAGATCCTGGACGAGTTGATGGGTCATCTGGTGCCTGCTGACGATATCCTGAGGATCCATCACTGCCACTGTGGCCTGCATGCACGGACACATGGTTTAAGTTGATAAATATATGCTCAAATTTAATTATGGCATAGTTTTAATTCTGCTTGTAATAAAAACGTTTAATGAACAGCTCTCTAAGTCTGTGTCACTCGGCcagaaaaaaattatgttgggtTAAATTTGTCTGTTTATAAATATGGACGTAGAGTGAAGTGATATCAATGCTGAAGTGTTTGCAGTCTGTATTCTCTCAATTGACCATCAGAGGGCGACTCTACTGGTTGTAAAAGAAGTCAGTTCTTTAAAAACTCTACTTCTCACTTCATTTATATAACGTCAGTGAACATTTTCCTCAGGAGTTTATGGTATCAATCTCTAGTTTAGAGCCTTCTTCAATTCAGCATGATGTTAATTTAGTAAAttatggtgtttgtgtgtttgtgtgagtgtgtaatatATGAATCAAACTacgttgtgtgtgttcatggtgaTGAACGGACATGTCACTCAGTGCAGTGTTTTTTGATCTGTTCCTGGACAGCAGTGGAGCTCTATGGCACAGAGAGATGAGCTGTGTTACCTGAGGAGCCTGAAGAGTTGTAGTATCCTCTGGACCTGAAGTCGAGTCCGTTCCCTGACACAAGCTCtggtgaaaatgaaaacagactaATTCAGTGCAAAAAAAGGACTGTTAAGGTTcagttaaatgtgtgtgtggattcatACTGAGGCAAACAGATCTGCATGGACGCAAAGCCGTCTCTGTTGTCACTAAGCAAACTGTATTTATAAATTCACTGATGACACAATGACAATatagaaaatacttttaaattagCGTTAAGAATACGTCTAAACAACCTCCTTCAAATAAGACGTGGATTCAAACCTGCACATTTGCTCATGACGGGCTTCAGTGGTCCGGAGGTGTAGAGCAGACCCACCAGGATCCCAGCCAGGTGACCAACGAACGAGGTCCTGAAGAAGCAGAGCACAGATTAACTCCTAACTAATGAAACACTGCCCTCTCATGGACACTTTGATGCAGTGCACTGGACGTCAGTAACCTGTTAGTCATGAATGTTTCTGACTGTGATCAGTGTGAGAAGCTTCACACAACGTGGGAGCGGGAAATTCCCAAAGTTCAGGTCTCAGATGTTAATATTCCCttgttttgtttatatgtgtttttttacataagGGAGTGAGGCTGAATTTCCCtctggattaataaagtatccatctatatatctatctaggCTAACCACAGAAATTAACAAATATAATCTTGGTGGTTTATTTTGCAGCAGACCTGACTTTTCTCTCTGGATTATAAAATCTGAACATGCTGCAAGTGCCGTCTACaacaaatgtttttacttttgctGATATTTTATAAtcagcttttgtgtttttcgcCTGAATCATCGGATGAAACTTTTGGAAAACTGCAAAGGGCACtgacaactgcagcagctcacacCACAGACTCTGTCAAACACGTGTGATCTGGTCCTTAAAGCCGGGGTCATCCCTCTGAagcgttagcattagcatggCTAGCATCACACTGGCATCTCTGAGGTACACATGGGAGGTGAATACAAAATTCTGGTGAATTCTTTGAACACTCACCCCGGTGATGTCACGTGGATTATCACTAGCTCCGCCCAGCTGGCATAGCGGTTTGCCACGGGGATACCCATCACATGGGTCACACCTCCAGGGTGGTAATGGTTACAGACCACCTTCAGGGCAAACAGGACACCTAGGGGCACGATGCAGAGTTTAATACGCAGGAGGacgtgttgccatggtgacaccatcgactgtatataaagagaatcataGACTGAATACAAAGATGGAAGAAGTGTCTCCGATTCCTcctactatccagaaatgaagccaaaataagCCAGAAACGACTGCTGCCATCTTGCCCATTTGGATCCAGATTCTCTTTAATCTCTTTAATACTAAAGCTAATGTTGTGGTTTGACTCTCTACCTGAGAAGCCGACCGCGCAGGACAAGCTGTACGACTGGTCCTGGGTGAGCTCTGTTAGCGCTGCCTCCAACGCCAAGTAGACGACTCCCGTGAGCAGTGAGAAGACCGACAGCAGGTAGAGGAACCAGGCTCCGCCCAGCCGCTGCTCCAGCCGGATTCCTTTCCAGAGGAACGACGCCATGTTGAAGTAGAGATGCCAATCATCCACGTGGTGCAACGGCGACAGCAGGAGACGACGCCAGTCCTTCAACCAGTACGCCtgctgcacactcacacaggtcTACGGATGGAATAGAGAGTAGCATGCATATTAGTACTCATAATAACACTGATAATATACTAAGGTTACAGTGCATTTCACTTCTGATGGCTGGTTTTATTGACTTGTTACAGTCGCAGCTACAATTTACtatcaaagaagaaaaaagacaattGTACACATTAGATACAGTAAGAGGCCTATATATTCATGTTAAGTTTAAAAATTTGACTAAATAATCTAAGCTCTGTATCGTCAGGTTGAATTACCTGCATCAGTGGAGCTGCAGGGAAGAGGAACAGGTACACGTTGAGAGCGAGGACCCCCAGGGTGACGGGTGGGATTTTGTCCACACCCAACTGAAACACCTGGGAGGCCAGGAGCAACAGCCCCATGTGGGACCCCCTGTGCCGGCCCCGCATCCTGAAAAGACCTCCGTGCCAACCTACCATAGAAGAGGTGAGAGAAAGAGTTATTTAGAACAGAAATGGCAGAATGTGAATACCAAATTCAGAAATATAATAGGAGAGCTACTGCCGGTCGGTAGCTGTACCGCACTCCGTAAGAGAGTTAGGTGATATATCAGCAGGATAAGTGCCCAGAGGTTAGAGCTGCATCTCCTCTCAGCTTGATCAGTCTGAGAAACTCTAGAAGAATATTCTATAGAGCTGCAGCCCTTTAATCAGAGAGCTGCTCCACATAGAGACTCAGACAAGATAAAGCATCTGTTATGTTCccttatatttaatatttaatcacaATAGTGTTAGTGAacgttgtgttgcttttatttttattataacttttaaaatctattctaTGATTTATGTGTTTACAGCCTTTAAACACGTGGACATGTTTTCCATTACATTTACTTGTTAAGGAGCAAAGAAAAGTTGTGAGAAAACTAAGAAATAAAAGTACTTTAAACACCAGAGGGGGGTTTGAACAATGTGttgtaaaagtgtgtgtgttttgttagttTATATGCACTTTGTGTTGCTTTGCTTTCTTCtaattaataaagtttgttaaGTTTCAGACTCGGAGTTTTTATGACCGGAAGTGGTGCTACGTGGATCCACTATTAGCCACAGCGCTTTATTGAGCTAACAACAGCTGATAGTCCAACAACAGACTTCAATAGTCTATTTGTATGTTCCTTGTTTTTAATAACAAGAGACAGACACGTTAGTTAAAGTCGGAAACGTTTCAAACGAACTCACTTTCACTTCTCTTCTTCGTGCTGTGCCAGCGAGGCTCCGgccaatgctaatgctaacggcTAATACCAGTGGTGTGGCAGCTTCAGTTAGCTTCGGTTAGCTTCGGTTAGCTTCGGTTAGCTTCGATTAACTTCAGCAGGAGTCTACGGGACTCGAACTCGTCTCACACAGTGATGATCCACAGTGACAAGTCAGCGGGaaactgtgtgtctctgtgtttcatcacttcctgtttccagcgaggACTTGGTCACGTGACAATAACAAAGCCACGTGGTCTGCGCAGGCGCATCACGGGTCTCCTTCCTGATGAAGTAtaacacaacataaataaaaaaaacaacacaaaaatgtagtaaaataaatgtcaaacatAGACATAGACACTATCTATttttctgtctatctgtctgtctatctatctatttatctgtctgtctgtctatctatctatttatctgtctgtctgtctgtctatctatttatctgtctgtctgtctatctatctgtttgtctatctatctatttatctgtctgtctatctatttatctgtctgtctgtctgtctatctatttatctgtctgtctgtctgtctgtctatctatctatttattcgTCTGTCTGTcaatctatttatctgtctgtctatctatctatttatctgtctgtctgtctatctatctatttatctgtctgtctgtctatctatttatctgtctgtctgtctatctatctgtttgtctatctatctatttatctgtctgtctatctatttatctgtctgtctgtctgtctatctatttatctgtctgtctgtctgtctatctatctatttattcgTCTGTCTGTcaatctatttatctgtctgtctgtctatctatttatctgtctgtctgtctatctatctttctgtctatctatctatttatctgtctgtctgtctatctatttatctgtctgtctgtctgtctgtctgtctgtctgtctgtctgtctgtctgtctgtctgtctgtctgtctgtctgtctgtctgtctgtctgtctgtctgtctgtctgtctatctatttattcGTCTGTCTGTcaatctatttatctgtctgtctgtctatctatttatctgtctgtctgtctatctatctttctgtctatctatctatttatctgtctgtctgtctatctatttatctgtctgtctgtctgtctgtctgtctgtctgtctgtc from Limanda limanda chromosome 6, fLimLim1.1, whole genome shotgun sequence includes the following:
- the rhbdd1 gene encoding rhomboid-related protein 4, translating into MRGRHRGSHMGLLLLASQVFQLGVDKIPPVTLGVLALNVYLFLFPAAPLMQTCVSVQQAYWLKDWRRLLLSPLHHVDDWHLYFNMASFLWKGIRLEQRLGGAWFLYLLSVFSLLTGVVYLALEAALTELTQDQSYSLSCAVGFSGVLFALKVVCNHYHPGGVTHVMGIPVANRYASWAELVIIHVTSPGTSFVGHLAGILVGLLYTSGPLKPVMSKCAELVSGNGLDFRSRGYYNSSGSSGHSGSDGSSGYRQQAPDDPSTRPGSYSGGLTEEEQLQAAIRNSLNEGGESRPRGAPPPYGFNTAEQEAEEIRRRRLRRFDR